A stretch of Rhizobium glycinendophyticum DNA encodes these proteins:
- a CDS encoding NifU family protein — translation MFIQTEATPNPATLKFLPGKVVMQTGTAEFRDAESAAASPLASRIFAIPGVTGVFFGYDFVTVSKDGPEWQHLKPAILGTIMEHFMSGAPVMGTASTSAEVDGDEEFFEAGDETIVATIKELLETRVRPAVAQDGGDITFRGFRDGKVFLNMKGSCAGCPSSTATLKHGVQNLLRHFVPEVQEVEAV, via the coding sequence ATGTTCATCCAGACCGAAGCCACGCCGAACCCCGCCACCCTGAAGTTCCTGCCCGGCAAGGTGGTGATGCAGACGGGCACGGCGGAATTTCGCGACGCCGAAAGTGCTGCCGCCTCGCCGCTTGCCTCCCGCATTTTCGCGATTCCCGGCGTCACCGGCGTCTTTTTCGGCTACGATTTCGTCACCGTCTCCAAGGACGGCCCGGAATGGCAGCACCTCAAGCCCGCCATCCTCGGGACCATCATGGAGCATTTCATGAGCGGTGCCCCGGTCATGGGCACAGCCTCGACCTCGGCAGAGGTTGATGGTGACGAAGAATTCTTCGAGGCCGGCGACGAGACCATCGTCGCGACCATCAAGGAACTGCTCGAAACCCGTGTGCGCCCGGCCGTGGCCCAGGATGGCGGCGACATCACCTTCCGCGGCTTCCGCGACGGCAAGGTCTTCCTCAACATGAAGGGTTCTTGCGCCGGTTGCCCGTCGTCCACGGCAACCCTGAAGCACGGCGTGCAGAACCTGCTCCGCCACTTCGTTCCGGAAGTGCAGGAAGTCGAAGCGGTCTGA
- the trpS gene encoding tryptophan--tRNA ligase, which produces MTEFKPLVFSGVQPTGNLHLGNYLGAIRKFVALQENNDCIYCVVDMHALTAQLVHEDMPSQIRSITAAFLAAGIDPKKHIVFNQSQVPQHAELAWIFNCVARIGWMNRMTQFKDKAGKDREQASLGLYAYPSLMAADILVYRATHVPVGDDQKQHLELARDIAMKFNLDFHDKIVPTGLGIDIKVGEEPVHAYFPMVEPLIDGPAPRVMSLKDGTKKMSKSDPSDLSRINLMDDQDAISKKIRKAKTDPDALPSETEGLKGRPEADNLVGIFAALADKSKADVLAEFGGQQFSVFKPALVDLAVEVLAPINAEMRRLMEDPGHIDAVLRDGGERARVRAEKTMNEVRDIIGFVR; this is translated from the coding sequence ATGACTGAGTTCAAGCCGCTGGTTTTCTCCGGCGTACAGCCGACCGGCAACCTCCATCTCGGCAACTATCTCGGCGCTATCAGAAAGTTCGTCGCCCTGCAGGAAAACAACGACTGCATCTACTGCGTCGTCGACATGCACGCGCTGACCGCCCAGCTGGTGCACGAGGACATGCCGAGCCAGATCCGCTCGATCACCGCCGCCTTCCTCGCTGCCGGCATCGATCCGAAGAAGCACATCGTCTTCAACCAGTCCCAGGTGCCGCAGCATGCGGAACTCGCCTGGATCTTCAACTGCGTCGCCCGCATCGGCTGGATGAACCGGATGACCCAGTTCAAGGACAAGGCCGGCAAGGACCGCGAGCAGGCCTCGCTCGGCCTTTACGCCTATCCGAGCCTGATGGCCGCCGATATCCTCGTCTACCGCGCCACGCATGTGCCCGTCGGTGACGACCAGAAGCAGCATCTGGAGCTTGCCCGCGACATCGCCATGAAGTTCAACCTGGACTTCCACGACAAGATCGTCCCCACCGGTCTCGGGATTGACATCAAGGTCGGCGAAGAGCCGGTGCATGCTTATTTCCCGATGGTCGAACCCTTGATCGACGGCCCGGCGCCCCGCGTCATGAGCCTCAAGGACGGCACCAAGAAGATGTCGAAGTCGGATCCGTCCGACCTCTCGCGCATCAACCTGATGGACGACCAGGACGCGATCTCGAAGAAGATCCGCAAGGCCAAGACCGACCCGGACGCGCTTCCGAGCGAAACGGAAGGCCTGAAAGGCCGTCCCGAAGCCGACAACCTCGTCGGCATCTTCGCGGCCCTTGCCGACAAGTCCAAGGCAGACGTGCTAGCCGAATTTGGCGGCCAGCAATTCTCGGTCTTCAAACCGGCCTTGGTCGATCTCGCCGTCGAGGTTCTCGCCCCGATCAACGCCGAGATGCGCCGTCTGATGGAAGACCCTGGCCACATCGATGCGGTTCTGCGCGACGGTGGCGAACGCGCCCGTGTTCGTGCCGAAAAGACCATGAACGAAGTCCGCGACATCATCGGATTCGTGCGATAA
- the tsaB gene encoding tRNA (adenosine(37)-N6)-threonylcarbamoyltransferase complex dimerization subunit type 1 TsaB, giving the protein MIVLAIDTAGVDCAAAVFDSSTDTVLARVSETIGRGHAERLMAMIEDAVTSAGLSLDKVDKIGVTVGPGSFTGIRVGVAAARGLALALGIECVGVCTLEVLARTAPEGDAPVLAGINAHREEVYVQTFRNGLALDEPALVTLEDFLARAAVAGTQVIGSASALIADPEAVTEPDHYPIDIVARISATTKAQGKAKPLYLRGPDAKPQTGFAVSRA; this is encoded by the coding sequence ATGATCGTTCTTGCGATCGATACGGCGGGTGTGGATTGCGCAGCCGCCGTTTTTGACTCATCCACCGACACCGTGCTTGCGCGCGTCAGCGAAACCATCGGCCGCGGCCATGCCGAACGGCTGATGGCGATGATCGAGGACGCCGTGACGAGCGCTGGCCTGAGCCTGGACAAGGTGGACAAGATCGGCGTCACCGTCGGCCCTGGTTCCTTCACCGGCATCCGTGTCGGCGTCGCTGCCGCCCGTGGCCTGGCCCTTGCGCTCGGCATCGAATGTGTCGGCGTCTGCACGCTCGAAGTCCTCGCCCGCACAGCGCCGGAAGGCGATGCCCCGGTACTCGCCGGCATCAACGCCCATCGCGAAGAAGTTTACGTCCAGACCTTCCGCAATGGGCTGGCTCTGGACGAACCGGCCCTTGTTACGCTGGAGGATTTCCTCGCCCGCGCAGCTGTTGCCGGAACCCAGGTCATCGGCTCAGCGTCCGCTCTGATCGCCGATCCCGAAGCCGTCACCGAACCCGATCACTACCCGATCGACATCGTCGCCCGCATTTCAGCAACGACGAAAGCTCAGGGCAAGGCCAAACCGCTCTATCTGCGCGGACCTGATGCAAAACCGCAGACGGGTTTTGCCGTATCGAGAGCCTGA
- a CDS encoding universal stress protein produces MVSTRLSRLEGHRRKFMAVIDNTPECSRAVHYAGRRAKNSNGGLVLIYVIPDGDFQQWLGVEEIMRAEAREEAEAVMAKAAQTVRETIGIEPELVIREGSAYPEINSLIEEDRDIAILVLAAGSTKEGPGPLVSMIAGRGAAFPIPVTVLPDSLTDEEIDALC; encoded by the coding sequence ATGGTTTCAACACGTCTCTCACGTCTTGAAGGTCACCGCCGCAAGTTCATGGCGGTCATCGACAACACCCCGGAATGCTCGCGCGCCGTCCATTATGCCGGCCGCCGCGCCAAGAATTCCAACGGTGGACTGGTCCTGATCTACGTGATCCCCGATGGCGATTTCCAGCAATGGCTGGGCGTCGAGGAGATCATGCGGGCGGAGGCCCGGGAAGAGGCCGAGGCCGTGATGGCAAAGGCCGCCCAGACGGTGCGCGAAACGATCGGCATCGAGCCCGAACTGGTCATCCGCGAAGGCAGCGCCTATCCCGAGATCAACAGCCTGATCGAGGAAGACCGCGACATCGCGATCCTGGTGCTGGCTGCCGGCTCCACCAAGGAAGGTCCGGGTCCACTCGTGTCCATGATCGCTGGTCGCGGCGCCGCTTTCCCGATCCCCGTCACGGTCTTGCCGGACTCGCTGACCGACGAGGAAATCGACGCCCTGTGTTGA
- the mutS gene encoding DNA mismatch repair protein MutS, producing the protein MMEQYIEIKAANPGSLLFYRMGDFYELFFEDAVDASRALGITLTKRGQHLGQDIPMCGVPVHAADDYLQKLITLGFRVAVCEQVEDPAEAKKRGSKSVVKRDVVRLVTPGTLTEEKLLSPFESNYLMALARIRGGSAPQLALAWIDISTGIFRLAETTETRLLADILRIEPRELIVPDTLFHDEELKPAFDVLGRVVVPQPAVLFDSASAEGRIARYFGVGTLDGFGAFSRAEIAAAAAAVAYVEKTQISERPPLGLPERQNAASTLFIDPATRANLELVKTLSGERNGSLLKAIDRTVTGGGARLLAERLMSPLTDPEAIAERQDSIAFLMADGLLVDRLRDALKRVPDMPRALSRLALDRGGPRDLGSIVAGLAASAEVGRLLDPAGLPKELTEALADLAALPADLAPSLASMLADELPLLKRDGGFLRDGAIPELDELRALRDQSRRVIAGLQLQYAEETGIKSLKIKHNNVLGYFIEVTAGNAGPMTDTDEAKSRFIHRQTMANAMRFTTTELADLESRIANAAGQALSLELAAFDQMVSQVIAAAEPIKAAARALAVIDVAAGLAALAEEQGYCRPLVDDSRMFAITAGRHPVVEQALRRQAASPFIANDCDLSPHDTKGPGAIWLLTGPNMGGKSTFLRQNALIAILAQMGSFVPAGAAHIGVVDRLFSRVGASDDLARGRSTFMVEMVETAAILNQATDRSLVILDEIGRGTATFDGLSIAWAAVEHLHEANRCRSLFATHFHELTALSEQLARMSNVTMRVKEWDGDVIFLHEVGPGAADRSYGIQVARLAGLPAAVVARAREVLTRLEDSDRKNPAAQLIDDLPLFQVAVRREEIQKSGPSKVEEALRSLDLDDLTPRQALDALYDLKKQLGKP; encoded by the coding sequence ATGATGGAGCAGTATATCGAGATCAAGGCCGCCAATCCGGGCAGCCTGCTCTTCTATCGCATGGGCGATTTCTACGAGCTCTTCTTCGAGGATGCGGTCGATGCCTCCCGTGCCCTCGGCATCACGCTGACGAAGCGGGGCCAGCATCTCGGTCAGGATATCCCCATGTGCGGCGTGCCGGTGCATGCGGCCGATGATTACCTGCAGAAGCTGATCACGCTCGGCTTCCGCGTCGCCGTCTGCGAACAGGTCGAAGATCCGGCCGAAGCCAAGAAGCGCGGCTCGAAGTCGGTGGTGAAGCGTGATGTCGTGCGGCTCGTCACGCCGGGCACGCTGACCGAGGAAAAGCTCCTCTCGCCCTTCGAATCCAACTATCTCATGGCGCTCGCCCGCATCCGCGGCGGCTCCGCCCCGCAGCTGGCGCTCGCCTGGATCGACATCTCCACCGGCATTTTCCGCCTGGCCGAGACGACCGAAACCCGCCTGCTCGCCGATATCCTGCGCATCGAGCCGCGCGAGCTGATCGTGCCGGACACGCTCTTCCACGATGAAGAGCTGAAGCCCGCCTTCGACGTGCTCGGCCGTGTCGTCGTGCCACAGCCGGCGGTGCTCTTCGACAGCGCCAGCGCCGAGGGCCGCATCGCCCGCTACTTCGGCGTCGGAACGCTGGATGGCTTCGGCGCCTTCTCCCGCGCTGAAATTGCCGCGGCCGCCGCCGCTGTCGCCTATGTCGAAAAGACCCAGATCTCCGAGCGCCCGCCGCTCGGTCTCCCCGAACGCCAGAACGCCGCCTCGACGCTCTTCATCGACCCGGCCACCCGCGCCAACCTCGAACTGGTGAAGACGCTGTCGGGCGAGCGCAACGGCTCGCTCCTGAAGGCGATCGACCGCACCGTCACCGGCGGTGGCGCCCGTCTGCTCGCCGAACGCCTGATGTCGCCGCTGACCGATCCGGAGGCCATCGCCGAGCGTCAGGATTCCATCGCCTTCCTCATGGCCGACGGCCTGCTTGTCGACCGCCTGCGCGATGCCCTGAAGCGTGTACCCGACATGCCGCGCGCACTGTCCCGTCTGGCACTCGATCGCGGTGGCCCGCGGGATCTCGGTTCCATCGTCGCCGGCCTTGCCGCCTCCGCCGAAGTTGGCCGTCTGCTCGATCCTGCGGGCCTCCCGAAGGAACTCACGGAGGCCTTGGCCGATCTCGCAGCCCTTCCCGCCGATCTGGCTCCGAGCCTCGCATCGATGCTGGCCGACGAATTGCCACTCCTGAAGCGCGATGGCGGCTTCCTGCGCGATGGTGCAATTCCTGAGCTCGACGAACTGCGCGCACTGCGCGACCAGTCCCGCCGTGTCATCGCCGGCCTGCAGCTGCAATATGCCGAGGAAACCGGCATCAAGTCGCTGAAGATCAAGCACAACAACGTGCTCGGCTATTTCATCGAAGTCACCGCCGGCAATGCCGGCCCGATGACCGACACGGACGAGGCGAAGTCCCGCTTCATCCATCGCCAGACCATGGCCAATGCCATGCGCTTCACGACGACGGAACTCGCCGATCTCGAAAGCCGCATCGCCAATGCCGCCGGCCAGGCGCTCTCGCTCGAACTGGCCGCCTTCGACCAGATGGTGTCTCAGGTGATTGCCGCTGCCGAGCCGATCAAGGCCGCAGCAAGGGCGCTCGCCGTGATCGATGTCGCCGCCGGTCTTGCTGCTCTAGCAGAGGAGCAGGGCTATTGCCGCCCGCTGGTCGATGACAGCAGGATGTTCGCCATCACCGCCGGCCGCCATCCGGTTGTTGAGCAAGCACTGCGTCGCCAGGCTGCAAGCCCCTTCATCGCCAATGACTGCGATCTGTCGCCCCACGATACCAAAGGCCCCGGCGCCATCTGGCTGCTGACCGGCCCCAACATGGGCGGTAAGTCGACCTTCCTGCGCCAGAACGCGCTGATCGCCATCCTCGCCCAGATGGGCTCCTTCGTGCCCGCCGGTGCCGCCCATATCGGCGTGGTCGATCGCCTCTTCTCCCGCGTTGGCGCCTCCGACGATCTGGCGCGCGGCCGCTCGACCTTCATGGTCGAGATGGTCGAAACGGCGGCCATCCTCAACCAGGCGACGGATCGTTCGCTGGTCATCCTGGATGAAATCGGCCGTGGCACGGCCACCTTCGACGGCCTCTCCATCGCCTGGGCTGCCGTCGAGCATCTGCATGAGGCCAATCGCTGCCGCTCGCTCTTTGCCACCCATTTCCATGAGCTCACCGCACTCTCGGAACAACTCGCCCGCATGTCGAACGTCACCATGCGCGTCAAGGAATGGGACGGCGACGTCATCTTCCTGCATGAGGTTGGCCCAGGGGCTGCCGACCGCTCTTACGGCATCCAGGTCGCCCGTCTCGCCGGCCTGCCGGCCGCCGTTGTTGCCCGCGCCCGCGAGGTTCTGACACGGCTTGAAGACAGCGATCGCAAGAACCCCGCCGCCCAGCTGATCGACGATCTGCCGCTCTTCCAGGTCGCTGTGCGCCGCGAGGAGATTCAGAAATCAGGCCCTTCCAAGGTCGAGGAGGCGCTCCGCTCACTCGATCTTGACGACCTCACGCCTCGCCAGGCGCTCGACGCGCTCTATGATCTCAAGAAACAACTTGGCAAGCCTTGA
- a CDS encoding YcbK family protein, giving the protein MRTLFRVALGCVLSIGLLSPVEAVETKKRPFFMKHDTTVAYTLQRVSVRASCFPDELKGILAHIAKKTGKKPIVTSGHRPRSGKSQHSHCFAADIRVPGVPEKQIVAAARTAPGIGGIGRYCNGIVHVDIGPKRTWTYC; this is encoded by the coding sequence ATGCGCACATTGTTTCGCGTCGCGCTCGGCTGCGTCCTTTCCATCGGCTTGCTCTCCCCGGTGGAGGCGGTCGAGACCAAGAAGCGTCCCTTCTTCATGAAGCATGACACGACGGTCGCTTATACTCTGCAGCGGGTGAGCGTTCGCGCCAGCTGTTTCCCCGACGAGTTGAAGGGAATTCTTGCGCATATCGCCAAGAAGACCGGCAAGAAGCCGATCGTGACCTCCGGCCACCGCCCGCGCTCGGGCAAATCCCAGCACAGCCACTGTTTCGCCGCCGATATCCGGGTTCCGGGCGTGCCGGAGAAGCAGATCGTGGCGGCGGCGCGCACTGCGCCAGGGATCGGCGGCATCGGGCGCTATTGCAACGGCATCGTGCATGTTGACATCGGGCCGAAGCGGACCTGGACCTATTGCTGA
- the murJ gene encoding murein biosynthesis integral membrane protein MurJ, translating into MSLVKKFMTVGGATLGSRVFGFARETLMAAALGTGPVADVFYAAFRFPNLFRRLFAEGAFNAAFVPLFAKEIEANGIDGAKRFSEEVFGVLFSVLMILTIGMQLAMPLLVEWIIAPGFADDPEKFGLTVRLAIVMFPYLMCMSLTAMLSGMLNSLHHFFAAAIAPVFLNVLMISALGWALWTGADPAATAWALSWSVLGAGLLQMAVVYLGVRHAGIRLSFKRPRFTPNVKRLLVLAIPAAVTGGITQINQLIGQAIASGKEGAIAALQYADRIYQLPLGVVGVAVAVVLLPELARALKSGHMKEAGNLQNRAIEFVLFLTLPAAAGIWVLSDEIIRVLYERGAFSEQNTAVVASILAIYGLGLPGFVLIKALQPGYYAREDTKTPMRFTMISVVINTGLAVTLFPIFEESGIAIAEAAAGWTNTVLLLSVLLWRGHLVIERSLITRTLRLLVASAVMAAMLVYLSGRWSAWLTPQSPLFDQLLALGGLIALAMPVYFGVAFAIGGADLGMIRRNLKRKPKSAGPTDAGTGAPDQQ; encoded by the coding sequence ATGAGCCTCGTCAAGAAATTCATGACGGTCGGCGGTGCGACGCTCGGCAGCCGCGTCTTCGGCTTCGCCCGTGAAACGCTGATGGCCGCCGCACTCGGCACAGGCCCCGTCGCCGACGTCTTCTATGCCGCCTTCCGCTTCCCCAATCTCTTCCGCCGTCTCTTTGCCGAAGGCGCCTTCAACGCAGCCTTCGTGCCCCTGTTTGCCAAGGAGATCGAAGCGAACGGCATCGATGGCGCCAAGCGCTTCTCCGAAGAGGTCTTCGGCGTTCTCTTCTCCGTGTTGATGATCCTCACCATCGGCATGCAGCTCGCAATGCCGCTCCTGGTCGAATGGATCATCGCCCCCGGCTTTGCCGACGATCCGGAAAAGTTCGGGCTGACGGTGCGGCTCGCCATCGTCATGTTCCCCTATCTGATGTGCATGTCGCTGACGGCCATGCTGAGCGGCATGCTCAATTCGCTGCATCATTTCTTCGCCGCCGCCATCGCGCCCGTCTTCCTCAATGTGCTGATGATCAGTGCTCTCGGCTGGGCGCTCTGGACCGGCGCCGATCCCGCCGCCACCGCCTGGGCTCTCTCCTGGTCGGTGCTGGGCGCAGGCCTCCTGCAGATGGCGGTCGTCTATCTCGGCGTGCGCCATGCCGGCATCCGCCTGTCCTTCAAGCGTCCGCGCTTCACGCCCAACGTCAAGCGCCTGCTGGTGCTCGCGATCCCCGCTGCCGTCACCGGCGGCATTACCCAGATCAACCAGTTGATCGGCCAGGCCATCGCCTCGGGCAAGGAGGGCGCCATCGCCGCCCTGCAATATGCCGACCGCATCTATCAGCTGCCGCTCGGCGTCGTCGGTGTCGCCGTCGCCGTCGTGCTCCTGCCGGAGCTCGCCCGTGCGCTGAAAAGCGGCCACATGAAGGAAGCGGGAAATCTTCAGAACCGCGCGATTGAATTCGTGCTGTTCCTCACGCTTCCGGCCGCCGCCGGCATCTGGGTTCTCTCGGATGAAATCATCCGCGTGCTCTATGAGCGCGGTGCCTTTTCCGAACAGAACACCGCGGTAGTTGCCTCGATCCTGGCGATCTATGGCCTGGGCCTTCCGGGTTTCGTGCTGATCAAGGCCCTGCAGCCGGGATATTATGCCCGCGAAGACACGAAGACGCCCATGCGCTTCACTATGATCTCGGTGGTGATCAACACCGGCCTCGCGGTGACGCTTTTCCCGATCTTCGAAGAAAGCGGGATCGCCATCGCCGAAGCCGCTGCCGGCTGGACGAACACTGTCCTGCTCCTCTCCGTGCTGCTCTGGCGTGGCCATCTCGTTATCGAGCGATCGCTGATCACCCGCACGCTCCGCCTGCTCGTTGCGTCCGCCGTCATGGCGGCCATGCTGGTCTATCTCTCTGGCCGCTGGTCTGCCTGGCTCACGCCGCAGAGCCCTCTGTTCGACCAGCTGCTCGCCCTCGGCGGTCTGATTGCGCTCGCCATGCCGGTCTATTTCGGCGTCGCCTTTGCCATCGGTGGTGCCGATCTCGGCATGATCAGGCGCAACTTGAAGCGCAAGCCGAAGTCAGCCGGGCCGACGGATGCAGGAACAGGCGCCCCGGATCAGCAATAG
- a CDS encoding VOC family protein → MSRSSLFLVSLVVDTYDRAKSFYCDGLGFDCVEDTVQPEGKRWLVVRPRGGEGAALLLAEATDDAQRAAIGNQTGGRVGFFLETDDFARDHARFLKAGVVFQEEPRHEPHGTVAVFADLYGNLWDLIERTKL, encoded by the coding sequence ATGAGCCGAAGCAGCCTTTTTCTCGTCTCCCTGGTCGTCGACACCTATGATCGCGCGAAGTCATTCTACTGCGACGGCCTCGGTTTCGACTGCGTGGAAGACACGGTTCAACCCGAGGGCAAGCGCTGGCTGGTGGTCCGCCCAAGGGGCGGGGAGGGCGCGGCCCTCTTGCTCGCCGAAGCCACGGACGATGCCCAGCGCGCGGCAATCGGCAACCAGACCGGCGGCCGCGTCGGCTTCTTCCTCGAAACTGATGATTTCGCCCGCGACCACGCCCGCTTCCTCAAGGCAGGCGTCGTCTTCCAGGAAGAGCCGCGCCACGAGCCCCATGGCACCGTCGCCGTCTTTGCCGATCTCTACGGAAATCTCTGGGATCTGATCGAGCGGACGAAGCTCTGA
- a CDS encoding [protein-PII] uridylyltransferase, whose product MAKADLAFDDLLDIDALQASCKTVAEAGCGNMLETRSKLLPILKKASADAREQARLKLFEDGSGMNCANRISWIQDQLISVIFDFARTHVYPKDTNGLSVAAVGGYGRGTLAPGSDIDLLFLLPAKAGPAMHKAVEFVLYLLWDVGFKVGHATRTVEECIRLSKSDMTIRTAILETRHICGDEALVTELQHRFDQEVTTGTAPEFIAAKLAERDERHRKAGDSRYLVEPNVKEGKGGLRDLQTLFWIAKYNYHVRDTDELVRLGVLSRAEWRLFQKADDFLWAVRCHMHYLTGKPEERLYFDIQPEIAKSLGYQARPGLSAVERFMKHYFLVAKDVGDLTRIFAAALEDQQAKAAPGIGGMLGRFANRPRKIPGASEFIDDRGRIALADPGVFKKDPMSIMRLFHVADLNGLEFHPDALKAVTRSLSLIDHDFRESEEANRLFLSILTSRKDPGFILRRMNEAGVLGRFMPEFGKIVSMMQFNMYHHYTVDEHLIRTVEVLSEIDKGKAEEIHPLANKIMPEIEDRQALYVAVLLHDIAKGRQEDHSVAGAKVARKLCPRLGLSPKQTEMVVWLIDQHLLMSMVAQTRDLHDRKTITDFAEKVQSLDRLKMLLVLTICDIRAVGPGVWNGWKGQLLRTLYYETELLLSGGFSQVSRKERAKHAAEQLSKALEGWSQKDQRTYTKLHYEPYLLSVDLEDQVRHAHFIRESDRAGKALATMVRTHQFHAITEITVLSPDHPRLLSIIAGACAAAGANIADAQIFTTSDGRALDTILINREFPIDEDEMRRAATIGKMIEDVLSGRKRLPEVIATRSKGKKKNKTFPVQPDVRISNALSNKFTVIEVECLDRIGLLAEITAVLSDLSLDIHSARITTFGEKVIDTFYVTDLVGQKVTNENRQANIANRLKPVMTEQPDELKDNMPSGIIAPPPRVTPAPRKARA is encoded by the coding sequence ATGGCCAAAGCAGACCTCGCCTTCGACGACCTCCTCGACATCGACGCGCTGCAAGCGTCCTGCAAAACGGTCGCCGAGGCCGGCTGCGGCAATATGCTGGAGACCCGTTCGAAGCTCCTGCCGATCCTGAAGAAGGCTTCCGCCGATGCGCGCGAACAGGCGCGCCTGAAGCTCTTCGAGGATGGCAGCGGGATGAACTGCGCCAACCGCATCTCCTGGATCCAGGACCAGCTGATTTCGGTGATCTTCGATTTCGCCCGAACCCATGTCTATCCGAAGGATACGAACGGCCTCTCCGTTGCGGCCGTCGGCGGTTACGGCCGCGGCACGCTGGCGCCCGGCTCCGATATCGATCTGCTCTTCCTGCTGCCGGCCAAGGCAGGCCCCGCCATGCACAAGGCGGTGGAATTCGTGCTCTATCTGCTCTGGGATGTCGGCTTCAAGGTTGGTCACGCCACCCGCACGGTCGAGGAATGCATCCGCCTGTCGAAGTCGGACATGACGATTCGCACGGCGATCCTCGAAACCCGCCATATCTGCGGCGACGAAGCGCTCGTTACCGAGCTGCAGCACCGCTTCGACCAGGAAGTGACGACCGGAACGGCCCCCGAATTTATCGCCGCCAAGCTTGCCGAGCGCGACGAGCGCCACCGCAAGGCCGGCGACAGCCGCTACCTCGTCGAGCCGAACGTCAAGGAAGGCAAGGGTGGCCTGCGCGATCTCCAGACACTCTTCTGGATCGCCAAATACAATTACCACGTCCGCGACACGGACGAACTCGTACGCCTCGGCGTGCTCTCCCGCGCCGAGTGGCGCCTCTTCCAGAAGGCCGACGACTTCCTCTGGGCCGTCCGGTGCCACATGCATTACCTGACGGGTAAGCCCGAAGAGCGGCTTTATTTCGATATCCAGCCGGAGATCGCCAAAAGCTTAGGCTACCAGGCCCGACCGGGTCTCTCCGCCGTCGAACGCTTCATGAAGCATTACTTCCTGGTGGCCAAGGATGTCGGCGATCTCACCCGCATATTTGCCGCCGCCCTCGAAGACCAGCAGGCCAAGGCCGCTCCCGGCATCGGCGGCATGCTCGGCCGCTTCGCCAATCGCCCCCGCAAGATCCCCGGCGCCAGTGAATTCATCGATGATCGCGGCCGCATTGCACTTGCCGATCCCGGTGTCTTCAAGAAGGACCCGATGTCGATCATGCGCCTCTTCCATGTGGCGGATCTGAACGGCCTCGAATTCCATCCGGATGCGCTGAAAGCCGTCACCCGCTCGCTGTCGTTGATCGACCATGATTTTCGCGAAAGCGAGGAAGCAAACCGTCTCTTCCTGTCAATCCTCACCTCGCGCAAGGATCCGGGCTTCATCCTGCGCCGCATGAACGAGGCCGGCGTGCTCGGCCGCTTCATGCCGGAATTCGGCAAGATCGTCTCGATGATGCAGTTCAACATGTATCATCACTACACTGTCGACGAGCATCTCATTCGCACTGTCGAGGTGCTCTCCGAGATCGACAAGGGCAAGGCGGAAGAAATCCATCCGCTCGCCAACAAGATCATGCCGGAGATCGAGGATCGCCAGGCGCTCTATGTCGCGGTGCTGCTGCACGACATCGCCAAGGGCCGCCAGGAGGATCACTCGGTGGCCGGCGCCAAGGTCGCCCGCAAGCTCTGCCCGCGTCTCGGCCTTTCGCCCAAACAGACCGAAATGGTCGTCTGGCTGATCGATCAGCATCTCCTGATGTCCATGGTCGCCCAGACCCGCGATCTGCATGACCGCAAGACGATCACCGACTTTGCCGAAAAGGTGCAGTCGCTCGACCGGCTGAAGATGCTGCTGGTGCTAACGATCTGCGATATCCGCGCCGTAGGCCCCGGCGTCTGGAACGGCTGGAAGGGCCAGCTTCTGCGCACGCTCTATTATGAGACCGAGCTTCTGCTCTCCGGCGGCTTCAGCCAGGTCTCCCGCAAGGAGCGCGCCAAGCATGCCGCAGAGCAGCTTTCCAAGGCGCTGGAAGGCTGGAGCCAGAAGGATCAGCGAACCTATACCAAGCTGCATTACGAGCCCTACCTTCTCTCGGTCGACCTCGAAGATCAGGTCCGCCACGCCCATTTCATTCGCGAATCGGACAGGGCGGGCAAGGCGCTCGCCACCATGGTGCGCACCCACCAGTTCCACGCGATCACCGAAATCACCGTGCTCTCACCCGACCACCCGCGTCTCCTGTCGATCATCGCCGGCGCCTGTGCGGCTGCCGGAGCCAATATCGCCGACGCGCAGATCTTCACGACCTCGGACGGTCGCGCACTCGACACGATCCTGATCAACCGCGAATTTCCGATCGATGAGGACGAGATGCGCCGTGCCGCCACGATCGGCAAGATGATCGAGGACGTGCTCTCGGGCCGCAAGCGGCTGCCGGAAGTCATTGCCACGCGCTCCAAGGGCAAGAAGAAGAACAAGACCTTCCCGGTCCAGCCGGACGTGCGTATTTCCAACGCGCTCTCCAACAAGTTCACCGTCATTGAAGTCGAATGCCTCGACCGCATCGGTCTTCTGGCGGAAATCACCGCGGTGCTCTCCGACCTCTCGCTCGATATCCATTCGGCCCGCATCACCACCTTCGGTGAAAAGGTCATCGACACCTTTTACGTCACCGACCTTGTCGGCCAGAAGGTGACCAACGAAAATCGCCAGGCCAACATCGCCAATCGCCTGAAGCCGGTGATGACCGAACAGCCCGACGAGTTGAAGGACAACATGCCATCAGGAATCATCGCGCCACCGCCGCGCGTTACCCCTGCGCCCCGCAAGGCGCGCGCCTGA